In the Gemmatimonas sp. genome, one interval contains:
- the rodA gene encoding rod shape-determining protein RodA: protein MAGISVLRRQSIDVPLLVIALLLTGFGIAMVFSAGQIDSPTPIIENAWKRQLGWFGAALMATWVISRGSVRLIEWSAWPLYALSCTLLLLVLFVGTGAGTAASVKGWLSIGGVRIGQPAELAKLATTLMLARVLAARRESIRSLVDLWRPLLVVGVPWLLVMAQPDLGTGIVFIGICFAMLFWAGVPWPLLLLLASPGISLVLAFSTGIWGAWFLILVALVLWYRPYLLEGVVIVLMNVIMGGVAPILWDKLKPYQQKRLLVFLDPNVDPQASGYHVTQSKVAIGSGGLFGKGFTLGSQKRLKFLPERHTDFIFSVVGEELGFIGVSIALSLFLALFLRTTRVASRANDAFPSLVAFGLVSAWFVHVMVNVGMTLNLMPVTGIPLPFFSYGGSFLLVSWTAVAVLLRISAEGRGQPDAIGL from the coding sequence ATGGCCGGTATTTCCGTTCTGCGCAGGCAGAGTATCGACGTTCCGCTATTGGTGATCGCGTTGCTGCTCACGGGCTTCGGCATCGCCATGGTCTTCTCGGCGGGGCAGATCGACAGCCCGACGCCGATCATCGAGAATGCATGGAAGCGGCAGCTCGGCTGGTTTGGCGCGGCGCTGATGGCCACGTGGGTCATCTCGCGCGGCTCGGTGCGGTTGATCGAATGGAGCGCCTGGCCGCTGTACGCCTTGAGTTGCACGCTGCTGCTGCTCGTGCTGTTTGTGGGCACTGGCGCCGGCACGGCGGCGAGTGTGAAGGGATGGCTCAGTATCGGTGGCGTGCGCATCGGTCAGCCGGCGGAATTGGCGAAGCTCGCGACGACGCTCATGCTCGCGCGCGTGCTCGCCGCGCGGCGCGAATCGATCCGTTCACTCGTGGATCTGTGGCGACCGCTGCTCGTGGTGGGCGTGCCGTGGCTGCTTGTTATGGCGCAGCCCGACCTCGGGACCGGCATCGTGTTCATCGGGATCTGCTTCGCCATGCTCTTCTGGGCCGGCGTGCCGTGGCCGCTGCTGCTGCTGTTGGCCAGTCCGGGCATCAGCCTCGTGCTTGCGTTCAGCACGGGCATCTGGGGCGCATGGTTTCTGATTCTCGTCGCGCTAGTGCTTTGGTATCGCCCATATCTCCTCGAAGGCGTCGTCATCGTGTTGATGAACGTGATCATGGGTGGCGTGGCGCCGATTCTCTGGGACAAGCTCAAGCCATATCAGCAGAAGCGACTGCTCGTGTTTCTCGATCCGAACGTCGATCCGCAGGCTTCCGGCTATCACGTCACGCAGAGCAAGGTGGCGATCGGCTCGGGGGGACTGTTCGGCAAGGGCTTCACGCTCGGCAGTCAGAAGCGGCTCAAGTTCCTTCCGGAGCGGCACACCGACTTCATATTCTCCGTGGTCGGTGAGGAGCTCGGATTCATCGGCGTGAGCATCGCGCTGTCCCTGTTCCTCGCGCTCTTCCTGCGCACCACGCGGGTGGCCTCGCGGGCCAACGACGCCTTCCCGAGTCTGGTCGCCTTCGGCTTGGTCTCGGCGTGGTTCGTGCACGTCATGGTGAATGTGGGCATGACACTCAACCTCATGCCCGTGACCGGTATTCCGCTGCCGTTCTTCAGCTACGGCGGTTCGTTCCTGTTGGTCAGTTGGACGGCGGTTGCCGTCCTCCTCCGCATCTCCGCCGAAGGGCGTGGTCAGCCGGACGCGATTGGTCTCTGA
- the accD gene encoding acetyl-CoA carboxylase, carboxyltransferase subunit beta — MAWFRKDKKPRQPRRERLEIPPDTWEKCEACGHTDIRDKFLRNLNVCPACDFHRRVRAWDYAAMLLDEGSTVEVGSELRSVDPLGFPDYPARLKRALTNAGDSDAILTVTGLLEGLPVGIGIMDFAFMGGSMGSVVGEKIARLGQRSLEKKHPLVIVCASGGARMQEGILSLMQMAKTSAVLSQLAERRIPYISVLTNPTTGGVSASFAMLGDAILAEPGAVIGFAGPRVIKQTLGQDLPEGFQTAEFLLEKGMVDQVVHRKELRDTLSRLMRHMTGRPASAGHAQES, encoded by the coding sequence ATGGCCTGGTTCCGGAAGGATAAAAAGCCCCGACAGCCGCGACGCGAGCGTCTCGAGATTCCTCCTGACACCTGGGAGAAATGCGAGGCCTGCGGGCATACGGATATTCGCGACAAGTTCCTGCGAAATCTCAACGTCTGCCCCGCGTGCGATTTCCATCGCCGTGTTCGGGCGTGGGATTACGCCGCGATGCTGCTCGATGAAGGCTCGACCGTTGAAGTGGGAAGCGAGCTGCGATCCGTCGATCCGCTCGGCTTTCCCGATTATCCTGCCCGCCTCAAGCGGGCCCTGACAAACGCTGGTGACAGCGACGCCATTCTCACCGTGACGGGGCTCCTCGAAGGGCTCCCCGTCGGGATCGGCATCATGGACTTCGCGTTCATGGGTGGCTCGATGGGCTCGGTCGTGGGCGAGAAGATTGCGCGCCTCGGGCAGCGGTCGCTCGAGAAGAAGCACCCGCTCGTCATCGTCTGCGCCTCAGGCGGCGCCCGCATGCAAGAGGGCATTCTCTCCCTGATGCAGATGGCGAAGACGTCGGCCGTGCTCTCGCAGTTGGCCGAACGTCGCATTCCGTACATTTCCGTGCTGACCAACCCGACCACGGGCGGTGTCAGCGCCAGTTTCGCGATGCTGGGTGATGCGATCCTGGCCGAGCCGGGTGCCGTGATTGGCTTCGCCGGACCGCGCGTCATCAAGCAGACGCTGGGGCAGGACCTCCCCGAGGGATTTCAGACGGCGGAGTTTCTTCTCGAGAAGGGCATGGTCGATCAGGTCGTGCATCGGAAGGAGCTGCGGGATACGCTTTCTCGGCTCATGCGGCATATGACTGGACGTCCCGCGTCGGCGGGGCACGCGCAGGAAAGCTGA
- a CDS encoding folylpolyglutamate synthase/dihydrofolate synthase family protein, with amino-acid sequence MADSAYHDALRRLFSRTGGAWRLGLERVSELLALLGDPHRTYPVFHVAGTNGKGSTVATLDAMLRGSGLRVGRYTSPHLVDFAERVVVDGAPMPHDAITMWLDRWEPEMTRLGATFFEATTAMALDWFAVQQVDVAIVEVGLGGRLDATNTVYPVAAAVTQIGFDHVEFLGDTLVLIAGEKAGIYKPGAVAVVGEARPEIRALLTDRAEAVGADPVLVTGRDWQVRDISVGGAGTSFTLVTPDGERQLTTPLIGEFQAHNAGVALAMLRGAGGRWLDIERNAAALLPGVRLSGRFHRAGPWLFDVAHNADGAATVAANLLEVGAPLPVSAVVCVLRDKDWAGILRAVARVATQIVVTMAPTAPVARAWNLDEVTAWAEAEGLPVQRVDDFALALERARHQAATVLVTGSFHTVGDAMERLQVDPLAR; translated from the coding sequence ATGGCCGATTCGGCATATCACGACGCGCTCCGCCGGCTGTTCTCGCGTACCGGCGGCGCCTGGCGTCTTGGGCTTGAGCGAGTCTCGGAATTGCTGGCGTTGCTCGGCGATCCCCACCGGACCTATCCTGTCTTTCACGTGGCGGGTACGAACGGCAAGGGCAGCACCGTGGCCACGCTCGATGCCATGCTGCGCGGTTCCGGCCTTCGCGTCGGTCGGTACACGTCGCCTCACTTGGTGGATTTCGCCGAGCGGGTGGTCGTTGATGGCGCGCCCATGCCACATGATGCCATCACCATGTGGTTAGACCGGTGGGAGCCGGAGATGACGCGTCTCGGCGCGACCTTCTTCGAGGCGACCACGGCCATGGCTCTCGACTGGTTCGCCGTTCAGCAGGTCGATGTGGCGATTGTAGAAGTCGGCTTGGGTGGGCGACTCGATGCCACCAACACCGTTTATCCGGTGGCGGCCGCGGTCACGCAAATCGGCTTCGATCATGTCGAGTTTCTGGGTGATACGCTGGTGTTGATCGCCGGCGAGAAAGCCGGCATCTACAAGCCCGGAGCGGTGGCCGTTGTCGGCGAGGCGCGGCCGGAGATTCGTGCGCTCCTCACGGATCGCGCCGAAGCGGTGGGGGCCGATCCCGTGCTCGTCACCGGTCGTGATTGGCAGGTGCGGGACATTTCCGTGGGCGGCGCCGGCACATCCTTCACGCTCGTGACGCCAGACGGCGAGCGTCAGTTGACGACGCCGCTGATCGGCGAGTTTCAAGCGCACAACGCGGGCGTGGCCTTGGCCATGCTCCGAGGCGCAGGCGGACGCTGGCTCGACATCGAGCGGAATGCGGCGGCGCTGCTGCCCGGGGTCCGGCTGTCCGGACGCTTTCATCGCGCCGGTCCGTGGCTCTTTGACGTGGCGCACAACGCCGACGGCGCGGCGACGGTGGCGGCCAATCTGCTCGAGGTTGGTGCGCCGTTACCCGTGAGCGCCGTTGTCTGCGTGCTCCGCGACAAGGATTGGGCGGGCATTCTCCGCGCGGTGGCGCGGGTCGCGACGCAGATCGTGGTAACCATGGCGCCCACGGCCCCGGTGGCGCGCGCGTGGAATCTGGACGAGGTCACGGCGTGGGCTGAGGCCGAAGGGCTGCCAGTCCAGCGTGTCGACGATTTCGCGCTAGCGCTCGAACGCGCTCGTCATCAAGCGGCCACCGTGCTGGTGACTGGATCATTTCATACCGTCGGTGATGCCATGGAGCGGTTGCAGGTCGATCCGCTCGCTCGGTAA